One segment of Tenrec ecaudatus isolate mTenEca1 chromosome 1, mTenEca1.hap1, whole genome shotgun sequence DNA contains the following:
- the TMED1 gene encoding transmembrane emp24 domain-containing protein 1: protein MMAAGAALTLALWLLLPPVGVGWAGPPPIQDGEFTFLLPAGRKQCFYQSAPANASLETEYQVIGGAGLDVDFSLESPQGVLLVSESRKADGVHTVEPTEAGDYRLCFDNSFSTISEKLVFFELIFDSLQDDEEALGWAEAAEPEEMLDVKMEDIKESIETMRTRLERSIQMLTLLRAFEARDRNLQEGNLERVNFWSAASVAVLLLVGVLQVCTLKRFFQDKRPVPT, encoded by the exons ATGATGGCGGCCGGCGCGGCCCTAACCCTGGCCTTGTGGCTACTCCTGCCGccagtgggggtgggatgggcggGTCCGCCGCCGATCCAGGACGGCGAGTTCACGTTCCTGTTGCCGGCGGGGAGGAAGCAGTGTTTCTACCAGTCTGCACCGGCGAACGCAAGCCTCGAGACCGAGTACCAG GTGATCGGTGGTGCCGGGCTGGACGTGGACTTCTCCCTAGAGAGCCCTCAGGGTGTGCTGCTGGTCAGTGAGTCCCGCAAGGCAGACGGGGTGCACAC GGTGGAGCCCACGGAGGCCGGCGACTACAGGCTGTGTTTCGACAACTCCTTCAGCACCATCTCCGAGAAGCTCGTGTTCTTCGAACTCATCTTCGACAGTCTGCAGGATGACGAGGAGGCCCTGGGCTGGGCGGAGGCCGCCGAGCCAGAAGAGATGCTGGACGTCAAGATGGAGGACATCAAG gagtCCATCGAGACCATGAGGACCCGGCTGGAGCGCAGCATCCAGATGCTGACACTGCTACGGGCCTTTGAGGCGCGAGATCGCAACCTGCAGGAGGGCAACCTGGAGCGAGTCAACTTCTGGTCTGCCGCCAGCGTGGCGGTGCTGCTGCTGGTGGGCGTGCTGCAGGTCTGCACACTCAAGCGCTTCTTCCAGGACAAGCGCCCCGTGCCCACGTAG